The following proteins are co-located in the Ailuropoda melanoleuca isolate Jingjing chromosome 13, ASM200744v2, whole genome shotgun sequence genome:
- the RNF43 gene encoding E3 ubiquitin-protein ligase RNF43 isoform X2, with product MAGERGASAVLFDITEDRAAAEQLQQPLGLTWPVVLIWGKDAEKLMEFVYKNRKAHVRIELKEPPTWPDYDVWILLTVVGTIFVVILASVLRVRCRPRHSRPDPLQQRTAWAISQLATRRYRASCRRARAEWPDSSSSCGSAPVCAICLEEFSEGQELRVISCLHEFHRVCVDPWLHQHRTCPLCMFNIVEGDSFSQSLGPSRSYQEPGRRLHLIRQHPGHAHYHLPAAYLLGPSRSAVARPPRPDPFLTSQEPGTAPRHHRLPRAAHPRPQGEQQRLAGAQHPYVQGWGLSHLRCTSQHPSACPAPPRRARPHDSSGSGESYRTERSGYMADGPASDSSSGPCHGSSSDSVVNCTDISLQGIHGSSSTFRSSLSSDFDPLVYCSPEGEPRGEETQPSVTSRPRSLDSVVPTGETQVSSHVHYHRHRHHYKKRFQWHGRKPGPETGAPQARLAIPQTQPQPEPPSPDQQGARSNPTAPSGQLPNPQWSRALMEAAPGPADAASPSPSSLFHLQKSSLPVRHPQRKRRGGLSEPTPASRPQDVTAHPACQIFPHYSTSLAYPWSPEAHPLIFGPPGLDRRLLPESPGSCYSGSQPVWLCLTPRQSLGPHPPGEGPSEWSSGTPEGRPCPYPHCQVPPAQPGSEEEMEALCDQAV from the exons CTGAAGGAGCCCCCAACCTGG CCAGATTATGACGTGTGGATCCTCCTGACAGTGGTGGGCACCATCTTCGTGGTCATCCTGGCTTCAGTGCTGCGCGTCCGGTGCCGCCCCCGCCACAGCAGGCCG GATCCCCTTCAACAGCGAACAGCCTGGGCCATCAGCCAGCTGGCCACCAGGAGGTACCGGGCCAGCTGCAGGAGGGCGCGGGCTGAGTGGCCGGACTCCAGTAGCAGCTGTGGCTCTGCGCCCGTGTGTGCCATCTGCCTGGAGGAGTTCTCTGAGGGCCAG GAGCTACGGGTCATTTCCTGCCTCCATGagttccatcgtgtgtgtgtggaCCCCTGGCTGCATCAGCATCGGACTTGCCCTCTCTGCATGTTCAACATCGTAG AGGGAGATTCGTTTTCTCAGTCCCTGGGACCCTCTCGGTCTTACCAGGAACCAGGCCGGAGACTCCACCTCATTCGCCAGCATCCTGGCCATGCCCACTACCACCTACCTGCTGCCTACCTGTTGGGCCCTTCCCGGAGCGCAGTGGCTCGGCCCCCACGACCTGACCCCTTCCTAACATCCCAGGAGCCAGGCACGGCCCCCCGGCACCACCGCCTCCCCAGAGCTGCACATCCCAGGCCGCAGGGCGAGCAGCAGCGCTTGGCAGGGGCCCAGCACCCCTATGTGCAGGGCTGGGGACTGAGCCACCTCCGGTGCACCTCGCAGCACCCTTCTGCTTGCCCAGCACCCCCACGCCGGGCCAGGCCTCACGACAGCAGCGGTTCTGGAGAAAGCTACCGCACAGAACGCAGCGGCTACATGGCCGATGGGCCCGCCAGTGACTCCAGTTCGGGGCCCTGTCATGGCTCCTCGAGTGACTCGGTGGTCAACTGCACGGACATCAGTCTGCAGGGCATCCACGGCAGCAGCTCTACCTTCCGCAGCTCCCTGAGCAGTGACTTTGACCCCTTGGTATACTGCAGCCCGGAAGGGGAGCCCCGGGGGGAGGAGACTCAGCCTAGTGTGACCTCTCGGCCCCGTTCTTTGGACTCAGTGGTGCCCACAGGGGAAACCCAGGTTTCCAGCCACGTCCACTACCACCGCCACCGGCACCACTACAAAAAACGCTTCCAGTGGCATGGCCGGAAGCCTGGCCCAGAAACTGGGGCCCCCCAGGCCAGGCTTGCCATTCCTCAGACACAGCCCCAGCCAGAGCCGCCTTCCCCTGATCAGCAAGGTGCCAGATCCAACCCAACGGCGCCTTCAGGGCAGCTCCCCAACCCACAATGGTCCAGGGCCCTCATGgaggcagccccaggcccagctgaTGCTGCCAGCCCCAGTCCCAGCAGCCTCTTCCATTTGCAGAAATCCAGCCTCCCTGTTCGACACCCACAGAGGAAAAGGCGGGGGGGCCTCTCAGAGCCCACCCCAGCTTCTCGGCCCCAGGACGTGACTGCACACCCAGCTTGCCAGATTTTTCCCCATTACAGTACCAGCTTGGCATACCCTTGGTCCCCGGAGGCCCACCCGTTGATCTTTGGACCTCCAGGCCTGGACAGGAGGCTGCTACCAGAAAGCCCAGGCTCTTGTTACTCAGGTTCACAGCCGGTGTGGTTGTGTCTGACTCCACGCCAGTCCCTAGGACCACACCCACCTGGAGAGGGGCCTTCCGAATGGAGTTCTGGCACCCCAGAGGGCAGGCCGTGCCCTTACCCACACTGCCAGGTGCCGCCAGCCCAGCCTG GCtcagaggaggagatggaggcGCTGTGTGATCAGGCCGTGTGA
- the SUPT4H1 gene encoding transcription elongation factor SPT4 — translation MALETVPKDLRHLRACLLCSLVKTIDQFEYDGCDNCDAYLQMKGNREMVYDCTSSSFDGIIAMMSPEDSWVSKWQRVSSFKPGVYAVSVTGRLPQGIVRELKSRGVAYKSRDTAIKT, via the exons ATGGCCTTGGAGACGGTGCCGAAGGACCTGCGGCATCTGCGGGCTTGTTTGCTGTGTTCGCTGGTCAAG ACTATAGACCAGTTTGAATATGATGGCTGTGACAATTGTGATGCATACCTTCAGATGAAGGGTAACCGGGAGATGGTATATGACTGCACCAGCTCTTCCTTTGACGG aATCATTGCGATGATGAGTCCAGAGGACAGCTGGGTCTCCAAGTGGCAGCGAGTCA gtAGCTTTAAGCCGGGTGTGTATGCAGTGTCAGTCACTGGTCGCCTTCCCCAAG GAATCGTGCGAGAGCTGAAAAGTCGAGGAGTGGCTTACAAATCCAGAGACACAGCTATAAAGACCTAG